CGCCTGGCCTTCGTTGGCGTCAGTGCACTGGCGCTCACAGTCTGGGATTTATTCCTGGATCCTCAGATGGTCGGATGGGGCTTCTGGGAGTGGGCACAACCGGGCATTTACTTCGGCATTCCGCTCCAGAATTATGCAGGCTGGTTTGCTGTGAGTGCCCTGATTACGCTTGTGGCACAGCCTCAGGACTTACCTATTCCCTCGCTCGCCCTGATTTATGGCCTCGTCTGGTTTTTGCAGATGGTAGGCTTGGGCGTGTTTTGGGGGCAAATAGGGCCAGCGCTGGTTGGCTCAGTCGCAATGGGGAGCATATTGTTAGCAGCTTATTATCGCAAACGGAATGCCCCATGATCGCGCTCTGGACCCTGGCGACGTATCTCATCAGCAGTGTGCCCTTCTCGCTCCTACTTGGCTGGTTCATCATAGGGAATGACATTCGCCACTATGGGGACGGCAACCCTGGCGCAACGAATCTCTATCGCGCGACGGGCAGCCGCTTCTGGTATGTGATTGCCGTCTGCCTGGATGGGGCTAAGGGCCTGTTCCCGGTTGGTATCGCCTATTGGATCATCGGCATTCAGGATTGGGGGATTGTGCCCATTGCCCTGGCTGCCATTGCTGGGCACGCCTTCAGTATCTATCTGGGCTTTAAAGGGGGCAAAGCAGTCGCGGTCACAGGCGGCACATGGATCGGCCTGACGCTCTTTGAAATGCCCCTGGTCATTGGCGCCATGCTCAGCTATTGGTATCGCTCTATGGAAGAGAGCAACTGGGTCACTGTGATTATGATGCTCTATATGCTGGTCTATTTGCTCATCACACGTCCCGATAATGGCCCCTTTCTGCTCATCTGGCTGGGCAACTTCTTGATTGTGCTATATCGACATCGGCAAGGGCTTAACACGGTGCCTACTATCAAAAGATGGCTGCCACTTTTGCCTAAAGACCTGCCCAAAGAAGGTATTTAGGCAACAATCATGATCGTGCTGGTTGGATTCACGCTGTTTGCATTGCTGGTTATCACGCTGACGATGATCGCCAATGTTTTGATATTCCCACGGCTGAAAACAGCTCACAGTGATACTATGCCCCATGTGTCGATTCTCATCCCGGCGCGCAATGAAAGCGCTATTATCGCCCACACACTAAACGCCCTGCTCAACCAGACTTATCCCCATTACGACATCACAATCCTTGATGATCATTCCGAGGATGACACAGCTTCAATTGCAGAAGCTATCGCCCATCAAGATGAGCGCTTGCGCGTCATCATCGGGCAACCGTTGCCCACAGGCTGGATGGGCAAAAGCTGGGCCTGCCATCAACTGGCACAGCAGACGACTGGTGACGTGCTGATCTTCACCGACGCAGATGTCTATTGGCAGCCAGAAGCACTGGCAAGCCTCATCGCACAGATGCAAACCACGCAAGCGGATTTACTCTCTATCTGGCCGACACAAACAACCCTCAGGTGGGCGGAACGGCTGGCAGTGCCCCTCATCGCGATGGTTATCCTGGGCTATTTACCGCTCGTTATGGTACATCGTTCGCCTTTTGCCATCTTCGGTGCAGCCAATGGACAATGTATGGCCTGGCAACGCAGCGCTTATATGCGCATTGGTGGGCATAAGGCGGTTGCCAATAATGTATTGGAAGATGTGACCCACGCGCGATTGGTCAAACAAGCCGGGCTGCGGCTGCGGATGAGCGATGGAAATCAATTCATCGGCTGCCGGATGTACGATGGTTGGCCTGCTGTACGCGACGGCTTCGCCAAAAATATCCTGGCAGGCTACGGCAGCGCCTTTGCATTGGCATTGGCGACTGTATTCCATGTAACCGTATTTTTATCGCCATATATCTGGCTCCTATGGACCCAATGGCGGCCTTATGCTTTACTGGCCATTGCCCTTGGCATAGGGTTACGAGCGCTCTCTGCCGCGTTTACTCATCAGCGCGTGCTGGATAGCCTGCTTATGCCTGTCTCCGTATTATTGATGACGCGTATCGCCCTACAGGCTTTCTGGTGGCATTTTACGGGTGGCCCTCGTTGGAAAGGCCGCCTCATTCAACAATCCACCCAAGGTGCACACCATGGCTAATTTACCGATTATCATTATTGGCGCTGGTATGGGTGGGCTTGCCGCAGCGATCCGGCTGCGGTTGGCGGGCTATGATGTGCACATCTATGAGAAGAATGCCACCGTCGGCGGCAAAATGAGCCAGTTCAGTGCAGATGGTTTCCGGTGGGACACCGGGCCATCCGTCATAACCATGCGCCATGTCTTCGAGGAATTGTTCCAGGCAGCAAACCGCAACTTCAGCGATTACGTGACTTTGCAGCCGCTGGAACCTCTCACGCGCTATTTTTATCATGATGGTACCGTACTTGATGCTGTCAGTGATCTTCGGCGTATGGCACAGCAGATTGAGCGCATTGAGCCACGAGATGTTGAGGGGTATTTGAGCTATCTGGCGTATGCTGCGCGCATTCACCGTGTTACCGGGCCTGTATTTATCTACGATCAGCCGCCTACCCTGGGCAGCTTTGCCCGCGTGCCAATATCCGAGTGGCTGTACGCAGACCCTTTCCGCACCATGCAGCAGGCGATTAATAGCAAGGTGCGTTCACCGTATTTACGGCAATTGCTGGGTCGCTTTGCAACGTATGTGGGCGGCAGCCCTTATGAAGCTCCGGCAACGCTGAACGTTATCGCCCATATTGAACTGACAGGCGGCGTCTGGTATGCGGTAGGCGGCGTCTATAAAATTGCTGAAGCCGTACAACGGCTTGCGCTGGAACTGGGTGTAGAAATTTACACAAATACAGTTGTTGACCGTATCCTGGTGGAGAGTGGCACTGCAATGGGCGTCACCTTAGCCAATGGAGAAACGGCTACCGCGAAGGCCGTGCTCGCCAATGTGGACGTTACAACGACTTATGACCAACTACTAAAGCCGGATGACGCCCCAAAAAGACGCTTAAAGCAGCTCAAGGCTTATGAACCTTCTTGCTCTGGCTTTGTGATGATGCTGGGCATTGATAAACAGCACCCACAATTGGCACATCATAATATCTTCTTCAGCGATGATTACCCGGCTGAGTTCCAGGCAATCTTTAAAAAACAGCAACCCGCAGAAAATCCAACCATCTATGTAGCAATCACATCCAAAACAGATGCCGACCATGCCCCGCCCAATTATGAGAATTGGTTCGTCCTGGTCAATGCACCCGCCCTCTCACAAGAGATCAATTGGCGTGCGATCCAATCAGATTATCGTAACCGGATTTTGGGTATACTGGCAGGGCGTGGCTTTGATATACGCGAGAACATCATCAGCGAACATATCCTGACGCCATTGGATTTACAGGTTATGTCTGGTGCGTGGCGCGGCGCGCTCTACGGTCCCTCTGCCAATAAAACATTCACGGCCTTTTTGCGGCCGCATAACCGCAGCCGAGATATTCAGCGACTTTACTTTGTGGGCGGCACAACCCACCCTGGGGGCGGCATCCCGATGGTGACGCTCTCCGGTAAAACAGTCGCCCAGATGATTATTGATGATATTGTGTGAATGACTATAAGAAATAATGAAAGCCTACTACACCGACGTTTTTGTCCTGCCACTGCCAGAGGGGCATCGCTTCCCTATGGCGAAATATCATCGTCTAAGGGAACGCATCCTGGCTACAAACACGCTCCCGGCAGAAAATCTCATCATCCCAGACGCAGCCACCGACGAAGATATTCTGCGCTGTCACACCCGTGATTACCTCGAAAAAGTGAAAAACGGGACGCTCAGCCATCAAGAAGTGCTGCGGATTGGCTTCCCATGGACGCCAGAAATGGTCGAACGCTCAAGACGGTCTTCTGGTGCGACGATCTGCGCGAGTATGACCGCTCTAGAAGAAGGCGTTTCTGCCAATCTTGCAGGGGGCACGCATCATGCAGGCCGGGACTTCGGGGCGGGGTTTTCCGTGTTTTGTGATGCAGGCATCGCAGCACGGGCCTTACAAGCCAGGAAGATGGTCGAACGCGTGCTGGTTGTGGATTGTGATGTGCACCAGGGGAATGGCACAGCAGATGTCTGCCAGGGCGACCCCAGCATTTACACCTTTTCTATCCATGGGGAGAAGAACTTCCCCTTTCGTAAAATACCCGGAGACCTAGACCTCGGCTTGCCCAATGACACAGGAGATGATCCTTATCTGGAAACGCTGGAATTCGCCCTGGAGCGGATATTAAGCGTCTTCGACCCGGACCTGGCCATTTACCAGGCAGGGGCAGATCCTTACATTGGCGACCGTTTAGGTAAGCTCGCACTCAGCAAAGAAGGCTTGGCGCGTCGTGATCGGCTGGTTATGGAGATGCTGCGAAGTGAGTCGATTCCTGTTGCTGTGACAATGGGCGGCGGTTATGCCCCAGAGATCGAGCATATTGTGGATATTCACCTGCAAACGATCCGCATTGCCGCCCAATATGCCACAGGCTGAATTATGACGAGGCTTCTTCCTGAGGTGCAGATGCCATCAGTAAGGTTAAATTCCCCTTCTGTACCGTTTTTCCATCCTGGTTGACGATCTTCATATCAAGCGTGACGACCCCGCCACCCAAACGACGCGCTTCTTTTTTGTCGCTAACGACGATCTCAGCATGGATCGTATCACCAATATAGACAGGCACGCTGAACTTCATCTCTAGGCCACGGAAACCCAACACAGTCCGTTCCAGAATACCGAGCTGGTACGCCTGCCCAACGGCATAGCTAATCGTCAGCATCCCATGAGCAACACGCTGCCCCATAAAGGAGGTTTTGCAATATTCGGCATCCGTATGCATGGGGTTAAAGTCGCCCGTCAGGGCAGCGAATTGCACAATATCCGCTTCTGTAATCGTACGTCCCCGCGTCATCATCTGGGAACCGACTTCAAATTCTTCAAAATAAAGGCCACGTGGGGGCTGGAGCTCTGCTGCCATAATAGGTCTCCCTAATGTGGGTGAATTCTGGTTCATCTTATCAAAAGCAAAATAAAACTGAACGCCTATCTTAACACCACAAGTCTGATGAGGATGCTACTACCGAGGAATACAGATATGGCAAAGGGCACTTAATCCGCACGATGCTTTTCGATGACAGACATAAGCTGGTCAATCAGATTATTTGTTTCAAGCGGCTTCGACAAATAAGCATCGAAGCCAGCATCATAGGCATCCTGCTCCACACTGACTGAGTGATAAGCAGTAATGGCCACAACGGGAAGATGTGCCAGGTCACTACGAGCGCGTATTCTGGATAATGTTTCCCATCCATCCATCTGTGGCATGGCTAAATCCATAATCACAAGCGTTGGTTGGTAACTTTCCAGGACGATTAAGCATTCGTAGCCATCACGCGCGACACGCACTTCTGCGCCATGATGCAGTAAAATTTTAGTGACCATTTGCAGGCTATCAAACTCATCCTCGACGAGCAAGACATGCCAGCCGTCTATCCGATCCGTCATTGTTGTGCCTCGTTAGACTTGCATTGCCAGGTTGCTCTACTTAGGCGACTTGAACGTGTTTAATCACAAAATTCGTCCAGGCAGCGATGAATCTCTTCCAGGAAAGAATCAATACGAAAAGGCTTGGAAATATAGCCGTTAAATCCCGCGTCCAGGGCTTTTTCACGGTCACCAGCCATTGCGTGTGCAGTCAGCGCGATAATCGGCACACTATTGAGCGAGGTCTCATGACGTACGGCTTCCAGCATTTGCCAACCATCCATATTTGGCATCGACAAATCCAAAAGGATGAAGGTCGGCACAACGGTCTGTAGGACGCTCAGGCCTTCAATGCCATCGCGCGCCACATGGACTTTGGCCCCGCCAAAGCTGAGCACTTTGCGCGCCACATTGAGGTTATCCAATTCATCATCGACGATCAGCACCAACCAGTCTTTCATCTCTTTGCTAATCATGACGTTGCCTTTCCCCCTAAGTCCTTACTCGTTCTTCTTGCAAGGAGCTTACTACCGTTACAAGAAAAGTCACCAAAGTATTCATCCGCATTATATTAGGCGTAACGCGTTAATCCGCAGGCTGTAAAGGTAAGATGATGGTAACTGTCGTCCCCTTACCAAGCTGGCTCTGCAGACGGATATTCCCCCCCATCATCAGGCACAGCTTGCGAACAATCGTCAGGCCCAGGCCAGACCCACCTTGCTTACGGCTGGATGAATCATCCACCTGGCGGAATTCTTCAAAAATTGTCTCCTGCATATGCGACGGAATACCAATACCTGTGTCGCTGACGATGAGCTTCCAGGCATCATTCCCGTGCTTTTGAATCTGCATAGTTACCCTGCCCTCGTCCGTGAACTTAATCGCATTCGAGAGAAGGTTAATGGCAATTTGCCGTAAGCGCGATTCATCGCCCATCAAAGCGGTCGGCATACGCTCATCCAGTATATGCCGGAAGGCTATTTGTTTTTGTTCAGCGAGTCCTTCCACCTGAGCGACAATATCTTCCATCCATTCTTTGATCACAAATGGCTTGATGATCAAATCCATACGGCCAGCCTCAATCTTAGAGAGGTCCAGCACATCATTGATGAGCTCTAGCAGATGTTTGGCGTTAACCAGAACACGATCCTGGTAATAAGTCTGCTCATCAGTCAGGTCACCGGCCATACCAGCGAGTTGAATATCCGTATAGCCAATAATCGCATTAAGCGGCGTACGCAACTCATGAGACATCGTCGCCAGAAACTGGCTCTTGAGCCGAACAGCTTCTTCAGCCTGCCGCCGCGCAATCGACAGCGCACCATTCGCTTGAATGAGGGCTTCCGTCTGCTCCTGGATTTTTTCCTCAGTATGGACACGCTGCGTCACGTCCGTACTAATGCCCACAAAGTGCGTCAATTCGCCACGTTCGTTTGTAATCGGCGCAATACGCAGCTCGTTATAGAACAACGTCCCGTCCTGGCGATAATTGCGTATAACAACCGTGCAGCTACGGGCCTCTCGCAGCGCAGCGCGGATTTCATGCACACCGGGCTGGTCACGGTCATCATTCTGCAAGAAGCGGCAATTGCGGCCAATCACGTCAATGGCAGAATAGCCCGTCATCTGTTCAAAGACAGGGTTTACATAGATCAGGGGCATATCTGGTAACTGAGCATCTGCAATCGAAATGCCGGATGGGCTGGCCTCAATCGCCTGGTTGCGCAGCAAAAGCTGCATCTCAACCTGTTTCTGGTCAGTGATATCGCGCGCGATGAAATAGGTTCTCTGCTCTTCTGGCACCGTTGTGGACTTCCAGGAGAGCCAACAGTAGGTACCATCATAACGCCGATAGCGGTTCTCAAATTCCAACACATGGCGTCCGGTCACTGCATGGGCGGCGATTTCTTGAATGCGTTCCATATCTTCAGGATGGACGTAATCGAGAAAGTTCGTCCCGATCATTTCCTCCGGCTTATAGCCTAATATCGGCAGGACAGCAGGATTGAGCCGGACAAATGTGCCATCAAATTCCTTAATACCAACGATGTCCTGGGATAAATCGAAGATGCGATCCATTTCAGATTTACTGGATCGCGGGGAGGTTACATCCTGCCAAACACCCGTGACCGTCTCTAAACCTTCTTCATTGACATGCATCATGCAGGTGCCTTCCAGGACACGCAGCGCGCCCGTTTTAGTGCGGACAGCAAACTGCAGAGATCCACATGGGCCCTCACCCAACTGGAGTTTTTCTACATGTTGATGCAGGGAGCCATCTGCTTGCAGCGAAAAAGAAACATCAAATAGATTGAGCGACATGACTTCATCAGCATCATAACCCAGGGTGCTTAAACATAACGGGTTGGCATAAAGGACATCGCCGGATGCTGCCATGACACAAACCAGACAATTGATGTTAGCCAGCAGAGCTTCCAGAGATACACCAACCTCCTGAAACGCCTTCATTAACTAGAGTTCTCCAACACAAAACATATTTCATGGTCGCTATTCTAGCGATGGTGCATGTGGAATACATGAGTAAAGCCCACCGACCATACAAAAACCAGTTTAAAAATTGAATAGCAAACCCGAGAATAATAGCTCAATCCATATACAGCAGTTAGCAAAATAAAAGCAGCGGAACCGATCAAGGCACCGCTGCTTCGCCATTCAACTTGTAGCGTTAGAGCCCAGCCTTAGCCTTCTTCGGTGGCTTCAGGCGTCACGTCGACATCGGCATCTTCTGTCGCTTCAGCGGCTGCCTCATCTTCAGCAGCTTCTTCAGTGACTTCCTCGGTAACTTCTTCAGCCGTGTCCGTTGCAACAACTTCTTCTTCAACTGTCGCCGTCTCATCAATCGTTTGCTCGATGGCGGTATCCGTTGTGGTATCCAAAGGTGCAGCAGCGGTCGGATTGGCAATCATCGGCGCAATCACGAGGGAGACAATTGCTAGCAGTTTCAGCAGGATGTTGAGGGATGGACCGGAGGTATCCTTAAATGGATCGCCAACAGTGTCGCCGACAACAGCAGCCTTATGAGCATCGGAGCCCTTACCGCCGAACTGTCCGGATTCGATGTATTTCTTGGCGTTATCCCAGGCACCGCCTGCATTCGCCATCATCACAGCCAGCATAAAGGCCGAAACGAGGGAACCCATCAACACACCAACGAGTGTGTATTCATCAACGAAGTGGCTCAGGGCGTTGCCACGACCGACAACGGTCAGGATTGCCAGCACGACCGGAACC
The Phototrophicus methaneseepsis DNA segment above includes these coding regions:
- a CDS encoding glycerol-3-phosphate acyltransferase, which encodes MIALWTLATYLISSVPFSLLLGWFIIGNDIRHYGDGNPGATNLYRATGSRFWYVIAVCLDGAKGLFPVGIAYWIIGIQDWGIVPIALAAIAGHAFSIYLGFKGGKAVAVTGGTWIGLTLFEMPLVIGAMLSYWYRSMEESNWVTVIMMLYMLVYLLITRPDNGPFLLIWLGNFLIVLYRHRQGLNTVPTIKRWLPLLPKDLPKEGI
- a CDS encoding glycosyltransferase; amino-acid sequence: MIVLVGFTLFALLVITLTMIANVLIFPRLKTAHSDTMPHVSILIPARNESAIIAHTLNALLNQTYPHYDITILDDHSEDDTASIAEAIAHQDERLRVIIGQPLPTGWMGKSWACHQLAQQTTGDVLIFTDADVYWQPEALASLIAQMQTTQADLLSIWPTQTTLRWAERLAVPLIAMVILGYLPLVMVHRSPFAIFGAANGQCMAWQRSAYMRIGGHKAVANNVLEDVTHARLVKQAGLRLRMSDGNQFIGCRMYDGWPAVRDGFAKNILAGYGSAFALALATVFHVTVFLSPYIWLLWTQWRPYALLAIALGIGLRALSAAFTHQRVLDSLLMPVSVLLMTRIALQAFWWHFTGGPRWKGRLIQQSTQGAHHG
- a CDS encoding phytoene desaturase family protein, whose protein sequence is MANLPIIIIGAGMGGLAAAIRLRLAGYDVHIYEKNATVGGKMSQFSADGFRWDTGPSVITMRHVFEELFQAANRNFSDYVTLQPLEPLTRYFYHDGTVLDAVSDLRRMAQQIERIEPRDVEGYLSYLAYAARIHRVTGPVFIYDQPPTLGSFARVPISEWLYADPFRTMQQAINSKVRSPYLRQLLGRFATYVGGSPYEAPATLNVIAHIELTGGVWYAVGGVYKIAEAVQRLALELGVEIYTNTVVDRILVESGTAMGVTLANGETATAKAVLANVDVTTTYDQLLKPDDAPKRRLKQLKAYEPSCSGFVMMLGIDKQHPQLAHHNIFFSDDYPAEFQAIFKKQQPAENPTIYVAITSKTDADHAPPNYENWFVLVNAPALSQEINWRAIQSDYRNRILGILAGRGFDIRENIISEHILTPLDLQVMSGAWRGALYGPSANKTFTAFLRPHNRSRDIQRLYFVGGTTHPGGGIPMVTLSGKTVAQMIIDDIV
- a CDS encoding histone deacetylase family protein, with amino-acid sequence MKAYYTDVFVLPLPEGHRFPMAKYHRLRERILATNTLPAENLIIPDAATDEDILRCHTRDYLEKVKNGTLSHQEVLRIGFPWTPEMVERSRRSSGATICASMTALEEGVSANLAGGTHHAGRDFGAGFSVFCDAGIAARALQARKMVERVLVVDCDVHQGNGTADVCQGDPSIYTFSIHGEKNFPFRKIPGDLDLGLPNDTGDDPYLETLEFALERILSVFDPDLAIYQAGADPYIGDRLGKLALSKEGLARRDRLVMEMLRSESIPVAVTMGGGYAPEIEHIVDIHLQTIRIAAQYATG
- a CDS encoding MaoC/PaaZ C-terminal domain-containing protein, with the translated sequence MAAELQPPRGLYFEEFEVGSQMMTRGRTITEADIVQFAALTGDFNPMHTDAEYCKTSFMGQRVAHGMLTISYAVGQAYQLGILERTVLGFRGLEMKFSVPVYIGDTIHAEIVVSDKKEARRLGGGVVTLDMKIVNQDGKTVQKGNLTLLMASAPQEEASS
- a CDS encoding response regulator, which encodes MTDRIDGWHVLLVEDEFDSLQMVTKILLHHGAEVRVARDGYECLIVLESYQPTLVIMDLAMPQMDGWETLSRIRARSDLAHLPVVAITAYHSVSVEQDAYDAGFDAYLSKPLETNNLIDQLMSVIEKHRAD
- a CDS encoding response regulator, whose amino-acid sequence is MISKEMKDWLVLIVDDELDNLNVARKVLSFGGAKVHVARDGIEGLSVLQTVVPTFILLDLSMPNMDGWQMLEAVRHETSLNSVPIIALTAHAMAGDREKALDAGFNGYISKPFRIDSFLEEIHRCLDEFCD
- a CDS encoding PAS domain S-box protein; translated protein: MKAFQEVGVSLEALLANINCLVCVMAASGDVLYANPLCLSTLGYDADEVMSLNLFDVSFSLQADGSLHQHVEKLQLGEGPCGSLQFAVRTKTGALRVLEGTCMMHVNEEGLETVTGVWQDVTSPRSSKSEMDRIFDLSQDIVGIKEFDGTFVRLNPAVLPILGYKPEEMIGTNFLDYVHPEDMERIQEIAAHAVTGRHVLEFENRYRRYDGTYCWLSWKSTTVPEEQRTYFIARDITDQKQVEMQLLLRNQAIEASPSGISIADAQLPDMPLIYVNPVFEQMTGYSAIDVIGRNCRFLQNDDRDQPGVHEIRAALREARSCTVVIRNYRQDGTLFYNELRIAPITNERGELTHFVGISTDVTQRVHTEEKIQEQTEALIQANGALSIARRQAEEAVRLKSQFLATMSHELRTPLNAIIGYTDIQLAGMAGDLTDEQTYYQDRVLVNAKHLLELINDVLDLSKIEAGRMDLIIKPFVIKEWMEDIVAQVEGLAEQKQIAFRHILDERMPTALMGDESRLRQIAINLLSNAIKFTDEGRVTMQIQKHGNDAWKLIVSDTGIGIPSHMQETIFEEFRQVDDSSSRKQGGSGLGLTIVRKLCLMMGGNIRLQSQLGKGTTVTIILPLQPAD